The genomic window CTTTGCAAGCTTTAAAAAACATAAAGCATTCAGAAAATCGGAGAGCATGGTTACTTATTGCTTCCATTCAAAATTAAGCCCCTCTATTTTATGAACGCCAAATCTCCTTCCGAATCACTTACGGTACTCACTGATTTGGTACTCACAGGTGAAACCAATTCTTTAAATAATCTTTTTGGTGGTGAATTGTTAGCACGTATGGACCGGGCCGGTGGTATTGCCGCAGGTCGACATTCTCGAAGAGTAGTGGTAACGGCATCCGTAAATCATGTTGCATTTAGTAAAGCCATTCCGCTGGGAAGTGTGGTTACCATTGAAGCTAAGGTATCCCGCGCTTTTACTTCTTCTATGGAAGTGGTCA from Aquimarina sp. ERC-38 includes these protein-coding regions:
- a CDS encoding acyl-CoA thioesterase; the encoded protein is MNAKSPSESLTVLTDLVLTGETNSLNNLFGGELLARMDRAGGIAAGRHSRRVVVTASVNHVAFSKAIPLGSVVTIEAKVSRAFTSSMEVVIDVWIEDRQSGDRTKSNEAIYTFVAVDAQGTPVPIPPIQPETPLEIERYEAALRRKQLSLVLAGKLKAAEATELKALFV